The Halomonas sp. 7T genome contains a region encoding:
- a CDS encoding DUF3164 family protein: protein MNTPVTDTQQIPEGFRMDAKGRLIPESQIKPIDQVRDELVLSIVDRATELRDQLKDFKADVFSEIAALVETSAQEYDVQIGGKKGNVQLVSFCGKYKVQRAISETITFDERLQAAKGLIEDCLHDWTTDARPEVATIVQDAFRVDTAGNIRTGQVLGLRRLNIQDKRWLKAMDAISDAIQVTGSKSYIRIYERVGSTDQYRPISLDIAGV, encoded by the coding sequence ATGAACACCCCAGTCACTGACACCCAGCAAATACCCGAAGGCTTCCGCATGGATGCCAAGGGCCGCTTGATTCCTGAATCACAGATCAAGCCGATTGATCAGGTACGCGATGAACTCGTGCTCTCGATTGTCGACCGCGCTACCGAGCTGCGCGACCAGCTCAAAGACTTCAAGGCCGATGTGTTTAGCGAGATCGCCGCATTAGTCGAAACCTCCGCCCAGGAGTACGACGTTCAGATCGGCGGCAAGAAAGGCAACGTGCAGCTCGTTAGCTTCTGCGGCAAGTACAAGGTGCAGCGCGCTATCTCCGAAACCATCACCTTTGATGAGCGCTTACAGGCTGCAAAAGGCCTGATTGAAGACTGCCTGCATGACTGGACAACCGACGCCCGCCCCGAGGTGGCCACCATCGTTCAAGACGCCTTCCGCGTCGACACAGCGGGCAACATCCGCACCGGCCAGGTGCTAGGCCTGCGCCGCCTAAATATTCAGGACAAGCGCTGGCTGAAAGCCATGGACGCTATCTCAGATGCTATTCAGGTCACCGGCTCCAAGAGCTACATCCGCATCTATGAGCGCGTCGGCAGCACCGACCAATACCGTCCCATCAGCCTAGATATCGCGGGAGTTTAA